A genomic window from Gymnodinialimonas ceratoperidinii includes:
- a CDS encoding tetratricopeptide repeat protein, whose product MRLTVLKHAPLFFLIVALAACNATPRLDTGDDDVYAPPSVGPLDDSLDNMITGDRLMEAGEYELALRAYYRAGVEDGLSVDVITAIGAANLALGRLGQAEEQFRAALQRQQDFVPALNNLGAVLIEQGEYGEARRILEQAFALDSGSSETIRDNLRLAIARMENQVYTGENEQNQPGLIRRGGGRYVLQSSL is encoded by the coding sequence GTGAGGCTGACAGTGCTTAAGCACGCGCCCCTTTTTTTCCTGATCGTCGCACTCGCTGCGTGCAACGCGACCCCGCGGCTGGATACCGGTGACGACGATGTCTATGCGCCGCCGAGCGTCGGGCCGCTGGACGACAGCCTCGATAACATGATCACGGGCGATCGCCTGATGGAGGCGGGCGAGTATGAGCTGGCGTTGCGGGCCTATTACCGGGCCGGGGTGGAAGACGGGCTCAGCGTTGATGTCATCACCGCGATCGGGGCCGCCAACCTCGCGCTCGGGCGTTTGGGTCAAGCGGAAGAACAATTCCGCGCCGCCTTGCAGCGGCAACAAGATTTTGTGCCCGCTCTCAACAACTTGGGGGCCGTGCTTATCGAACAAGGCGAATATGGGGAGGCGCGGCGCATCCTGGAGCAGGCCTTTGCCCTTGATAGTGGCAGTTCGGAAACGATCCGCGACAACTTGCGCCTCGCGATAGCGCGAATGGAAAATCAAGTGTACACTGGAGAGAACGAGCAAAATCAGCCGGGTCTGATCCGGCGGGGCGGCGGACGCTATGTTCTGCAATCCTCGCTGTAA
- a CDS encoding prepilin peptidase, producing MTLTLTAQEAMWFLPLALPICVWVAFSDLRQMRIPNVAVLALTAVFLVVGLIVLPMDAYLWRLATLGIVLVAGFLITSLGLVGAGDSKFAAAMAPFIAPGDYLFFLALFSLVLIGSWITHRSAGRVAAVRRATSHWTSWEQGKLFPMGVALAGALVIYLAMGFASGV from the coding sequence ATGACCCTCACCCTAACGGCACAGGAAGCGATGTGGTTTCTGCCCCTCGCCCTCCCCATCTGCGTCTGGGTTGCCTTTTCGGACCTGCGCCAGATGCGTATCCCCAATGTTGCCGTTCTGGCGCTGACCGCGGTCTTCCTCGTCGTGGGCCTGATCGTCCTGCCGATGGATGCCTACCTGTGGAGGCTGGCAACGCTCGGCATCGTGTTGGTCGCGGGCTTCCTCATTACCTCGCTCGGGCTGGTCGGCGCAGGCGACAGCAAGTTCGCCGCTGCCATGGCGCCCTTCATCGCGCCCGGTGACTACCTGTTTTTCCTCGCTCTTTTCAGCCTCGTGCTGATCGGCTCGTGGATCACGCACCGCTCCGCCGGTCGTGTTGCCGCCGTCCGCCGCGCGACCTCCCATTGGACCAGTTGGGAGCAGGGAAAGTTGTTCCCGATGGGCGTCGCCCTTGCCGGCGCGCTGGTTATTTACCTTGCCATGGGCTTCGCCTCTGGCGTCTGA
- a CDS encoding type II secretion system F family protein, producing MELSIEPLIYIGIFVGVIMLVNGVYLAIFGKSISLNARVNRRLTMLESGTSREDVLEKLRKEMNQHRGGISLPFYTLIADKAQKANIAFTPQQLMLVMVGASVAAFVLLQALTTASLPISLLCSVGMGVGGVFFWVNSTAKKRIALLEEQLPDAVELMVRSLRVGHPFVSSINTVSREMSDPIASELGIIADEAAYGRDVAESIRAMADRLGIQDLRFLAVAVGIQQTAGGNLAEILQGLANVIRARFKLFRKVKAITAEAKWSGNFLSVFPILALIGINVMQPDYYADVINTPIFIPACAGVAVALGLNMVIMRMLVNIKV from the coding sequence ATGGAACTGTCGATCGAACCCCTCATCTACATTGGCATTTTCGTGGGTGTCATCATGCTGGTGAACGGCGTCTACCTTGCCATCTTCGGCAAATCGATCAGCCTGAACGCCCGCGTGAACCGCCGCCTGACGATGCTGGAAAGTGGCACTTCGCGTGAGGATGTGCTGGAGAAACTCCGCAAGGAAATGAACCAGCACCGGGGTGGTATCTCGCTGCCCTTCTACACGCTGATCGCGGACAAGGCGCAGAAGGCGAATATCGCCTTCACGCCACAGCAATTGATGCTGGTCATGGTCGGCGCCAGCGTGGCGGCCTTCGTCCTGCTGCAGGCGCTGACGACCGCGTCTCTGCCGATCAGCCTGCTTTGCTCGGTCGGGATGGGCGTGGGCGGCGTCTTCTTCTGGGTGAACTCCACCGCCAAGAAACGCATCGCGCTGCTGGAAGAACAGCTGCCCGACGCCGTTGAACTCATGGTCCGCTCGCTGCGGGTGGGTCACCCTTTCGTGTCGTCGATCAACACCGTCAGCCGGGAAATGTCCGACCCGATCGCGTCGGAACTGGGCATCATCGCGGATGAGGCCGCCTATGGCCGCGACGTGGCGGAAAGCATTCGCGCCATGGCCGACCGTCTTGGCATTCAGGATTTGCGCTTCCTCGCCGTCGCCGTGGGTATCCAGCAGACCGCCGGCGGCAACCTGGCCGAGATCCTGCAGGGCCTCGCCAATGTGATCCGCGCGCGCTTCAAGCTGTTTCGCAAGGTGAAAGCCATCACCGCCGAGGCCAAATGGTCCGGCAACTTCCTGTCGGTTTTTCCGATCCTCGCGTTGATCGGCATCAACGTGATGCAGCCCGATTACTACGCCGACGTGATCAACACGCCGATTTTCATTCCCGCCTGCGCAGGCGTGGCCGTGGCCCTGGGCCTCAACATGGTCATCATGCGCATGTTGGTTAACATCAAGGTCTAA
- a CDS encoding tetratricopeptide repeat protein, with translation MIRTLRLFPAAVAVAAVAACSSTDADVERALDPLNVIDETNLAEIMLSAAAPNEAVDYFRRAANEDPSRIDLQRGLATSLVRAGRAAESLTVWQTVIAHDGAMDQDRVDYADALIRTGDWTGAQAQLDATPPTFETYERYRLEAMIADSEEDWARSDSFYETAAGLTTRPANVYNNWGYSHLTRGDYAGAEELFVRAISYDPELFTAKNNLVLARAAQRNYSLPLINMTQIERAQLLHTAALAAIRQGDVDEGRGLLNEAIDTHPQHFEAAVEALRALNA, from the coding sequence ATGATCCGAACCCTCCGGTTATTTCCGGCGGCTGTCGCCGTCGCGGCCGTCGCGGCGTGTAGCAGCACCGACGCCGATGTCGAGCGCGCGCTCGACCCTCTCAACGTCATCGATGAAACCAACCTCGCCGAGATCATGCTCAGCGCTGCGGCCCCGAACGAGGCGGTCGATTACTTCCGGCGCGCTGCGAATGAAGACCCTAGCCGCATCGATCTGCAACGCGGGTTGGCCACCAGCCTTGTGCGGGCGGGACGGGCGGCTGAATCGTTAACGGTTTGGCAAACAGTCATCGCCCATGATGGCGCGATGGACCAGGACCGCGTTGATTATGCCGATGCCTTGATCCGCACCGGTGACTGGACCGGCGCGCAGGCGCAGCTTGATGCCACTCCTCCCACGTTCGAAACCTACGAGCGCTACCGGCTGGAGGCGATGATTGCCGACAGCGAAGAAGATTGGGCCCGCTCCGACAGCTTTTACGAGACCGCCGCCGGCCTCACCACCCGGCCCGCAAACGTCTATAACAACTGGGGCTACTCGCATCTGACGCGCGGCGATTATGCGGGCGCGGAGGAGCTTTTCGTTCGCGCGATCTCCTATGATCCCGAGTTGTTCACGGCGAAAAACAACCTCGTTCTCGCCCGCGCGGCACAGCGCAATTACTCGCTGCCTCTCATCAACATGACCCAGATCGAGCGCGCGCAGCTTCTGCACACCGCAGCCCTTGCCGCGATCCGCCAAGGGGACGTCGATGAAGGCCGCGGCCTCCTGAACGAAGCCATTGATACCCACCCGCAGCACTTTGAAGCTGCCGTTGAGGCGCTTCGCGCGCTCAACGCCTGA
- a CDS encoding AAA family ATPase: protein MENELGEAWGDLGFDEARDFIHALDNGTLEFIALAVREDDEADLGRIGEVINAARSKDIAVILIPENLSTAGLRELLRLGADDFVPYPLAEGALHDAIDKIRRAKAPAPAPVAELPAAPPTVATGQRMDGNSAIFAVQNLAGGTGATTLAVNMAWELAHADKKNPPSVCLLDFDLQHGSVATYLDLSRRDIVLELLQDATTMDVDGFKQALVTYNDRLPVFTTPAEIVPLDLIGPDEVNAVIDLASQSFDIVVIDMPRTMVMWTETVLNRADLYFLTLELDLRSAQNAMRFITACKSEDLPMEKLHFVLNRAPGMTDLNGKNRMKKMADSLGVSFSTHLPEGGKPVMQAGDNGEPLAEAAKKNPLRKEIMKLTDGLYKAMVAGASAKG, encoded by the coding sequence ATGGAAAACGAGCTTGGTGAAGCCTGGGGTGACTTGGGTTTTGACGAAGCACGCGATTTCATCCACGCCCTCGATAACGGCACGCTTGAATTCATCGCTTTGGCTGTCCGTGAAGACGACGAAGCCGACCTAGGACGCATTGGTGAAGTCATCAACGCCGCCCGCTCCAAGGATATCGCAGTCATACTGATCCCCGAGAACCTCTCGACCGCGGGATTGCGCGAGTTGCTGCGCCTTGGAGCCGATGATTTCGTGCCCTACCCCCTTGCGGAAGGCGCGCTGCATGATGCGATCGACAAGATCCGCCGGGCGAAAGCACCGGCCCCTGCCCCGGTGGCAGAGCTGCCCGCAGCACCTCCTACCGTGGCCACGGGCCAAAGGATGGATGGAAACTCGGCCATTTTCGCCGTCCAGAACCTTGCCGGCGGCACCGGGGCGACAACGCTCGCGGTGAACATGGCTTGGGAACTCGCCCACGCCGACAAGAAAAACCCGCCCTCGGTCTGCCTGCTCGATTTCGATCTGCAGCATGGCTCCGTCGCGACCTATCTCGACCTGTCGCGCCGCGATATCGTGCTGGAGCTGTTGCAGGACGCCACGACCATGGACGTCGACGGTTTCAAGCAAGCCCTCGTGACCTACAATGATCGCCTGCCCGTGTTCACCACACCCGCCGAGATCGTCCCGCTCGACCTGATCGGACCGGACGAGGTGAACGCCGTCATCGATCTGGCGTCGCAGTCCTTCGATATCGTCGTGATCGATATGCCCCGCACCATGGTGATGTGGACGGAGACGGTACTGAACCGCGCCGACCTCTATTTCCTGACGCTGGAGTTGGACCTGCGCTCGGCCCAGAACGCGATGCGCTTCATCACCGCCTGCAAGTCCGAGGACCTGCCGATGGAGAAGCTGCACTTTGTGCTCAACCGGGCGCCGGGCATGACCGACCTGAACGGCAAGAACCGGATGAAGAAGATGGCCGATAGCCTCGGCGTGTCGTTCTCCACGCACCTCCCCGAAGGCGGGAAGCCCGTGATGCAGGCAGGCGACAATGGTGAGCCTCTGGCCGAAGCGGCCAAGAAGAACCCGCTGCGCAAGGAAATCATGAAGCTGACGGACGGGCTCTACAAAGCCATGGTCGCCGGTGCGAGCGCGAAGGGGTAA
- a CDS encoding type II secretion system F family protein: protein MEFFRNLFAKTNGYLVDQLGELGPLIAVGGLGVLLCLIALPTLLKQQKDPYKKLRQERGEVESGKKNGLRLGGKNQKLDRFAQYLEPQDKQELSATQLMMIRAGYRSKSAIQMFNFAKLALGIGGLILGTLYVLISGGGGSAQSSVLTVLIPGLVGYYAPKYWVTKRMQTREEQINAGFPDSLDLMLVCVEAGQSLDQAIIKVAREIKPSYPALAEEFEIVSYEMKAGKDKTKVLRDMGERVGIQDVNSFITTLIQSATFGTSVAEALRVYADEMRDKRVMRAEEKANKLPTKLTLFTMMFCVPPLLVILIGPSIYGIATDLSR from the coding sequence ATGGAATTTTTCCGCAACCTCTTCGCCAAGACAAACGGCTACCTGGTGGATCAGTTGGGCGAACTTGGCCCGCTGATCGCCGTGGGTGGCCTGGGCGTCCTGCTGTGCCTGATCGCCCTGCCGACCCTGCTCAAGCAGCAGAAGGACCCCTACAAGAAACTGCGCCAAGAGCGCGGTGAAGTAGAGAGCGGCAAGAAGAACGGCCTGCGCCTTGGCGGCAAGAACCAGAAACTGGATCGTTTTGCCCAATACCTCGAGCCGCAGGACAAGCAGGAGCTTTCGGCCACGCAGCTGATGATGATCCGGGCTGGCTACCGCTCGAAATCCGCGATCCAGATGTTCAACTTCGCCAAGCTGGCGCTTGGCATCGGCGGCCTGATCCTCGGCACCCTTTACGTGTTGATTTCGGGCGGCGGCGGATCGGCGCAAAGCTCAGTCCTGACGGTGCTGATACCCGGCCTCGTCGGGTACTACGCGCCGAAATACTGGGTGACCAAGCGGATGCAGACCCGCGAAGAGCAGATCAACGCGGGCTTTCCCGACTCGCTCGACTTGATGCTGGTCTGTGTGGAAGCTGGCCAGTCACTCGACCAGGCGATCATCAAGGTGGCCCGCGAGATCAAGCCCTCTTACCCGGCGCTGGCCGAAGAGTTCGAGATCGTCTCCTATGAAATGAAGGCCGGCAAGGACAAGACCAAGGTGCTGCGCGACATGGGCGAACGGGTCGGCATCCAGGACGTGAACTCCTTCATCACCACGCTGATCCAGTCCGCAACTTTCGGTACGTCCGTGGCCGAGGCGCTGCGCGTCTACGCCGATGAAATGCGCGACAAACGCGTGATGCGGGCCGAGGAAAAGGCCAACAAGCTGCCGACGAAACTCACGCTCTTCACCATGATGTTCTGCGTGCCACCGCTTCTGGTGATCCTGATCGGACCGTCGATCTACGGGATCGCCACCGACCTGTCGCGGTAG
- a CDS encoding ATPase, giving the protein MNMQTSSDPGFAPPALRKLEDTGLTVVMMRDILLKTIFRKNVEQTSEIAKAICLPIPLTTQLIDMLRDMNFLQATGTLHATSSNEMGFQLTDGGKARALDALSQSEYYGAMPVPLEAYKVQVKRQSIRDIKLTRPMLEASMGHLILPDGLIDQLGPAVGSGRSVLMYGPPGNGKSSIAEGIRAAMGDNIYVPHALSYAGQVITLFDPIVHTPVTEAADAEGQSPLRKNASRFDTRYLLCTRPTVMTGGELSLSMLDLNYNAVSRTYQASLQLKSTGGVFIVDDLGRQAEPPQTLINRWIVPMEVNYDILALQSGEKFEVPFDTLVVFSTNFHPNEIFDQAALRRIFFKVKIDGPNQEQFLKIFAMVAKKKGIPLDEKSLIHMLKVRYPTIDNVYANYHPVFLCDQIRAICDFEGEPYHMTPEYIDRAWENLYVREEKIVH; this is encoded by the coding sequence ATGAACATGCAAACCTCCTCCGATCCGGGCTTCGCTCCCCCTGCCCTGCGCAAACTGGAGGATACGGGGCTGACCGTCGTGATGATGCGCGACATCCTGTTGAAGACGATCTTCCGCAAGAACGTGGAGCAGACCTCCGAGATCGCGAAAGCCATCTGCCTGCCCATCCCCCTCACCACGCAGCTCATCGACATGCTGCGCGACATGAACTTCCTTCAGGCGACAGGTACGCTCCACGCCACGTCTTCCAACGAGATGGGTTTCCAGCTGACCGATGGCGGCAAGGCACGCGCGCTCGATGCGCTGTCGCAATCCGAATATTATGGGGCCATGCCGGTGCCGCTCGAGGCCTACAAGGTGCAGGTCAAGCGCCAGTCGATCCGCGACATCAAGCTGACCCGCCCGATGCTGGAGGCTTCGATGGGCCACCTGATCCTGCCCGACGGGCTGATCGACCAGCTTGGCCCCGCCGTGGGCTCCGGTCGTTCGGTGCTGATGTATGGCCCGCCCGGCAACGGTAAATCCTCCATCGCCGAGGGTATTCGCGCCGCCATGGGCGACAACATCTACGTGCCGCACGCGCTGAGCTATGCGGGTCAGGTGATCACGCTGTTCGATCCCATCGTGCACACGCCCGTTACCGAGGCGGCCGATGCCGAGGGGCAGAGCCCCCTGCGCAAGAACGCCTCCCGGTTCGACACCCGCTACCTGCTCTGCACCCGGCCTACCGTGATGACCGGCGGTGAATTGAGCCTGTCGATGCTCGATTTGAACTACAACGCCGTGTCTCGTACCTATCAAGCGAGCCTGCAGTTGAAATCCACCGGTGGCGTCTTCATCGTCGACGACCTTGGCAGGCAGGCCGAACCGCCGCAGACCCTGATCAACCGCTGGATTGTCCCGATGGAGGTCAACTACGACATCCTCGCCCTGCAATCCGGCGAAAAGTTCGAAGTGCCCTTTGACACGCTCGTGGTCTTCTCCACCAACTTCCACCCCAACGAGATCTTCGACCAGGCCGCCCTGCGCCGGATTTTCTTCAAGGTGAAGATCGACGGACCGAACCAGGAGCAATTCCTGAAGATCTTCGCCATGGTTGCGAAGAAGAAGGGCATTCCGCTCGACGAAAAGTCCCTGATCCACATGCTGAAGGTCCGCTATCCGACGATCGACAACGTCTATGCGAACTATCACCCCGTTTTCCTCTGCGACCAGATCCGGGCAATCTGCGATTTCGAGGGTGAGCCGTATCACATGACGCCTGAATACATCGATCGCGCGTGGGAGAACCTCTACGTTCGCGAAGAGAAGATCGTTCACTAG
- a CDS encoding CpaF family protein, producing MFSKYKKTGSGSSVAPLEKVAKASKAPEPVAAPAAAPEAAAPKIARKPGPVAAVPSPEAASNEDKDQKRRLRLDEIKTEMHHRLLDNLNLSALEGAKENDLRAEITAITSEQLGEMGVVLNREDRQTLNIELFDEVTGLGPLEPLLRDDTVNDILVNGPNRVFVERAGKLELSPVRFKDERHLLRIIDKIVSAVGRRVDESNPYVDARLKDGSRFNAMVPPVAVDGSLVSIRKFKKEKLGIDDLVKFGAFSEEMAAYIQAAVACRLNVIVSGGTGSGKTTTLNALSSFIDNSERILTIEDTAELQLQQVHVGRMESRPPNVEGKGAVTQRDCLRNALRMRPDRIIVGETRGEEVIDMLQAMNTGHDGSMTTIHANNARDACSRLENMVAMAGIEMPLKAVRAQISAAVHLIVQASRLQDGSRRMVSITEVTGMEGEVISMQEVFRFQRTGLQPDGKILGHFTACGVRSHYSERFRQWGYDLPASIYEPMAAQ from the coding sequence ATGTTCTCGAAATACAAGAAGACCGGCAGCGGCAGCAGCGTCGCCCCCCTCGAAAAAGTCGCAAAAGCCTCCAAGGCGCCCGAGCCGGTCGCGGCCCCGGCCGCGGCCCCCGAGGCCGCCGCGCCGAAGATCGCGCGCAAGCCCGGCCCGGTGGCGGCAGTTCCGTCGCCCGAGGCCGCGAGCAATGAAGACAAGGATCAGAAGCGGCGCCTGCGTCTTGATGAAATTAAGACCGAGATGCATCACCGTCTTCTCGACAACCTCAACCTCTCGGCGCTGGAAGGCGCCAAGGAAAACGACCTGCGCGCGGAAATCACCGCCATCACCAGTGAGCAACTGGGCGAGATGGGTGTCGTGCTTAACCGTGAGGATCGCCAGACCCTCAACATCGAGCTTTTCGATGAAGTGACGGGCCTCGGCCCGTTGGAACCGCTTCTGCGCGATGACACCGTTAACGATATTCTGGTGAACGGGCCCAATCGCGTCTTCGTCGAACGCGCGGGCAAGCTGGAACTCAGCCCCGTTCGCTTCAAGGACGAACGCCACCTCCTGCGGATCATCGACAAGATCGTCTCCGCCGTGGGCCGTCGTGTGGACGAGAGCAACCCCTACGTGGACGCCCGCCTCAAGGACGGCTCGCGCTTCAACGCCATGGTGCCGCCGGTGGCCGTGGACGGCTCGCTCGTCTCCATTCGTAAGTTCAAGAAAGAGAAACTGGGCATCGACGACCTGGTGAAATTCGGCGCCTTCTCGGAAGAGATGGCCGCCTATATCCAGGCCGCCGTGGCCTGCCGGCTGAACGTCATCGTCTCGGGCGGTACCGGCTCGGGTAAAACGACGACGCTCAACGCGCTGTCGTCTTTCATCGACAATTCCGAGCGCATCCTGACGATCGAGGATACCGCCGAACTCCAGCTGCAACAGGTCCACGTCGGCCGGATGGAGAGCCGCCCGCCCAACGTTGAAGGCAAGGGCGCGGTCACGCAGCGCGATTGTTTGCGCAACGCCCTGCGGATGCGCCCGGACCGGATCATCGTGGGTGAGACCCGCGGCGAAGAGGTCATCGACATGTTGCAGGCGATGAACACCGGCCACGACGGCTCGATGACGACGATCCACGCCAACAACGCCCGCGACGCCTGTTCGCGCCTTGAAAACATGGTTGCCATGGCCGGGATTGAGATGCCCCTGAAGGCCGTTCGCGCCCAGATCTCGGCGGCTGTGCACCTGATCGTGCAGGCCTCGCGCCTGCAGGACGGCTCGCGTCGCATGGTCTCCATCACCGAGGTGACGGGGATGGAGGGCGAGGTGATCTCGATGCAGGAGGTTTTCCGCTTCCAACGCACCGGGCTTCAGCCTGACGGCAAGATCCTGGGTCACTTCACCGCTTGCGGCGTGCGCTCCCATTATTCCGAACGTTTCCGGCAGTGGGGCTATGATCTGCCCGCGTCGATCTACGAACCCATGGCGGCCCAGTAA
- a CDS encoding ligase-associated DNA damage response DEXH box helicase encodes MTPTLPPQIEDWFSARGWTIHPHQREMIALADEPCQLLIAPTGGGKTMAGFLPTLAELAEGEHEGLHTLYISPLKALAADIKRNLTGPVDDMGLPIRIEDRTGDTPSSRKRRQRADPPHILLTTPESLALLTSYEDAGRTFAGLKRVIVDEIHALSESKRGDQLMLALSRLSTLAPGLRRVGLSATVEDPQAIARILAKNPDPCAILHADPGPDPDIAMLTTETPPPWSGGGGKYAMEAVLEQVKAHKTTLIFHNTRAQAEIFFHNLWLANEDQIPIGIHHGALSREQRERVEAAMVAGQLKAIVCTGSLDLGIDWGDVDLVIQVGAPKNVKRLVQRIGRANHRYNAPSKALIVPANRFEVIECVAALQAVRERTLDGDTDHTGPLDVLCQHILIRACAGPFTADALFAEVTTAGAYVDLPRALFDRCLDFAATGGYALRAYDQWQRLIEKDGEYRLRDPRASRRIRMNIGTIVDTDKMPVRMKKTRGGTPLGEVEEYFASTLRKGDTFLIGGKIVQFEGMREMTVEVSRSSQKKPKIATFMGTKFATSTQLSDRILTMFRQDDWPELPEHTRSWLHQQRRVSQLPQKERLLIETFPFDGRPHLVAYGFAGKNAQQTLGLLLTHRMEDLGLNPLGFVSTDYATMIWGLDEVLDPKRLFARDALLSTMENWLADTSVMKRTFKGSAVIAGLVDRTTPGGKRMTGRQATFSTDVLYDTLRRYDPGHIMLHITREEAMRGLVDYSRIEGMLDRIGDRFDHCRLDRVSPLAAPMMLEVGRVSVAGGANESLLAEETERVMQSAGLEFGPTL; translated from the coding sequence ATGACGCCTACCCTTCCGCCCCAGATCGAGGACTGGTTCAGCGCCCGTGGCTGGACGATCCATCCCCATCAGCGTGAGATGATCGCGCTGGCGGATGAGCCCTGCCAGTTGCTCATCGCGCCGACCGGCGGGGGCAAGACCATGGCGGGCTTCTTGCCGACGCTGGCGGAATTGGCGGAGGGCGAGCACGAGGGGCTTCACACGCTCTACATCAGCCCGCTGAAAGCCTTGGCGGCGGATATCAAACGCAACCTGACCGGACCGGTTGACGACATGGGGCTGCCGATCCGGATCGAGGATCGCACCGGCGACACGCCCTCCAGCCGGAAGCGCCGTCAACGGGCCGATCCGCCTCACATTCTGCTGACCACGCCGGAGTCTCTGGCGCTGCTGACCTCCTATGAAGATGCCGGGCGCACGTTCGCGGGGCTGAAACGCGTGATCGTCGATGAGATTCATGCCTTGAGCGAAAGCAAGCGCGGGGACCAACTGATGCTGGCGTTATCCCGGCTCAGCACGCTTGCACCGGGGCTGCGGCGTGTGGGGCTTTCCGCCACCGTCGAAGACCCGCAAGCGATCGCCCGTATCCTTGCCAAGAACCCGGACCCCTGCGCCATTCTTCACGCTGACCCGGGCCCCGACCCCGATATCGCTATGTTGACGACCGAGACACCGCCGCCCTGGTCTGGCGGTGGGGGGAAATACGCGATGGAGGCCGTTCTCGAGCAGGTGAAGGCGCACAAGACGACCCTGATCTTTCACAATACGCGCGCGCAGGCCGAGATCTTTTTTCACAACCTCTGGCTCGCGAACGAGGATCAGATACCGATTGGGATCCACCATGGCGCGCTGTCGCGGGAGCAGCGCGAGAGGGTTGAGGCCGCCATGGTTGCCGGCCAGCTGAAGGCAATCGTTTGTACGGGCAGCCTGGACCTGGGGATCGACTGGGGCGACGTGGATCTGGTGATCCAGGTTGGTGCCCCGAAGAACGTCAAACGGCTCGTGCAGCGGATCGGACGGGCCAATCACCGCTACAACGCGCCCTCCAAAGCGTTGATCGTGCCGGCAAATCGGTTCGAAGTCATCGAATGTGTCGCCGCGCTTCAGGCGGTGCGCGAGCGCACCCTTGACGGGGATACGGATCACACCGGGCCGCTCGACGTGCTCTGCCAGCATATCCTCATCCGTGCCTGCGCCGGGCCGTTCACGGCCGACGCCCTCTTTGCCGAGGTCACGACTGCGGGCGCTTACGTCGATTTGCCCCGCGCGCTCTTTGACCGCTGTCTCGATTTCGCGGCGACCGGCGGCTACGCCTTGCGCGCCTACGATCAATGGCAGCGCCTGATCGAGAAAGACGGCGAGTATCGTTTGCGCGATCCGCGTGCCAGCAGGCGCATTCGGATGAACATCGGCACCATCGTCGATACCGACAAGATGCCGGTCCGGATGAAAAAAACCCGTGGCGGCACGCCCCTGGGCGAGGTTGAGGAATATTTCGCCTCCACCCTACGCAAGGGTGACACCTTTCTGATCGGGGGCAAGATCGTCCAGTTCGAGGGGATGCGGGAGATGACCGTCGAAGTCTCTCGCAGCTCTCAGAAGAAGCCGAAGATTGCGACATTCATGGGCACGAAATTCGCGACCTCCACGCAGTTGAGCGACCGGATCCTCACCATGTTTCGCCAGGATGATTGGCCCGAGCTTCCCGAGCACACACGCTCTTGGTTGCACCAGCAAAGACGCGTCTCGCAATTGCCTCAGAAGGAGCGCTTGCTGATCGAGACCTTTCCTTTCGATGGCCGGCCGCATCTGGTGGCCTACGGTTTCGCGGGCAAGAACGCGCAGCAGACCCTCGGACTGTTGCTGACCCACCGGATGGAAGACCTTGGCCTCAATCCCTTGGGCTTCGTCTCGACCGATTACGCGACGATGATCTGGGGGCTGGACGAGGTTCTCGATCCGAAGCGGCTTTTTGCACGCGACGCCTTGCTGTCCACGATGGAGAACTGGCTCGCGGATACATCCGTGATGAAGCGCACCTTCAAGGGCAGCGCGGTCATCGCCGGGCTGGTGGATCGCACGACGCCGGGCGGGAAACGCATGACGGGGCGGCAGGCGACGTTCTCGACCGATGTGCTCTACGACACGCTGCGGCGGTACGATCCGGGCCACATCATGCTCCACATCACCCGCGAGGAAGCCATGCGCGGTCTCGTCGATTATTCGCGGATCGAGGGGATGCTGGACCGCATCGGCGACCGGTTCGATCATTGCCGGCTCGACCGGGTCAGCCCGCTTGCCGCACCGATGATGCTGGAAGTCGGGCGCGTCTCCGTCGCCGGGGGTGCCAATGAAAGCTTGCTGGCTGAAGAAACGGAGCGAGTCATGCAATCCGCCGGGCTGGAATTTGGCCCGACGCTTTGA